From Vanrija pseudolonga chromosome 1, complete sequence, a single genomic window includes:
- the HGT1_0 gene encoding High-affinity glucose transporter produces MGGTTDVDILARAGATGWRGLFQNGKVVAITLFSSVGGVLYGYNQGVFGQVQVMENFVDRYYLELNSDNVARKGLLTAILELGAFLGAFMAGPLADAYSRKYSLSAWCFLFMVGVAIQTGADANPHAGCIYAGRWFAGMGVGAISMLVPMYNAELAPPGIRGSLVSLQQLAITFGILISYWIAYGTNFIGGTKYNSVTKTGQSTAAWRLPLSLQLIPGAVLCVGALFLPFSPRWLMLKGREDECLTTLAHLRGGDPSAPEIQYEFRALQAERLVEREIAKERYGYDDVNFKVSLMEYRRLFTSKPLLKRLLIGASAQGLQQWTGINAIIYYAPSIFKEIGLTGNTIGLLATGVVGIVNFVLTIPAVLFVDNFGRKPILIWGMANMAISHATVGAIVATYGGKFDTHKSAGNGAVFMIFWFIANFAVTWGPLAWVISSEVWPLDMRAKGMAISSSTNWIMNFTVAMVTPVMFKNIGYKTYMVFMCFCIVGLLFSIFIVPELKGLSLEEVDHIFGDDAGAKDQQRRDRIAHEIGLDKLASDIIHKEQVHGPAGGYDHKDVEKSEAEVKPKRRFGRKAAKAAEETAVPAAAAEATEATAVSDAAPQIR; encoded by the exons aTGGGCGGCACAACAGATgtcgacatcctcgcgcgcgccggcgcgacgggtTGGCGCGGCCTCTTCCAGAACGGCAAGGTGGTCGCCATCACGCTCTtctcgtcggtcggcggcgtcctgTACGGCTACAACCAAGGCGTGTTCGGCCAGGTGCAGGTGATGGAGAACTTTGTCGACCGGTACTATCTCGAACTCAACTCGGACAATGTGGCGCGCAAGGGTCTCCTCACTGCCattctcgagctcggcgccttcctcggcgctTTCATGGCCggcccgctcgccgacgcctaCTCGCGCAAG TACTCCCTCTCCGCCTGGTGCTTCCTCTTCatggtcggcgtcgccatccagaccggcgccgacgccaacccCCACGCCGGGTGCATCTACGCCGGCCGTTGGTTCGCAGGcatgggcgtcggcgccatctcCATGCTTGTCCCCATGTACAATGCCGAGCTAGCACCTCCTGGTATCCGCGGTTCGCTCGTTTCCCTCCAGCAGCTGGCCATTACCTTCGGTATCCTTATCTCGTACTGGATCGCATACGGCACCAACTTCATCGGTGGCACAAAGTACAACTCCGTGACGAAAACTGGGCAgtcgacggccgcgtggCGCCTCCCGCTGTCGCTTCAGCTCATCCCTGGTGCTGTACTGTGTGTCGGCGCGCTGTTCCTCCCGTTTTCACCTCGATGGCTCATGTTGAAGG gacgcgaggacgagtgCCTCACAacgctcgcgcacctgcGTGGCGGCGACCCTAGCGCACCCGAGATCCAGTACGAGTTCCGTGCCTTGCAGGCTGAGcgtctcgtcgagcgtgagaTTGCCAAGGAGCGATACGGCTACGACGACGTCAACTTCAAGGTGTCCTTGATGGAGTACCGTCGTCTGTTCACCTCCAAGCCTCTGCTTAAGCGTCTACTCATCGGCGCGTCCGCACAGGGCCTGCAGCAGTGGACTGGAATCAATG CGATCATCTACTACGCGCCATCGATCTTCAAGGAGATTGGTCTCACCGGTAACACCATCGGCCTCCTTGCCACAGGCGTCGTTGGCATCGTCAACTTTGTGCTCACTATCCCCGCTGTCCTCTTTGTCGACAAC TTCGGCCGTAAGCCAATCCTCATCTGGGGCATGGCCAACATGGCCATCTCGCATGCCACGGTCGGTGCGATTGTCGCAACCTACGGCGGCAAGTTTGACACGCACAAGTCGGCTGGCAACGGAGCTGTCTTTATGA TCTTCTGGTTCATCGCCAACTTTGCCGTCACCTGGGGTCCGCTCGCCTGGGTGATCTCGTCCGAGGTTTGGCCCTTGGATATGCGCGCCAAAGGCATGGCAATCTCATCGTCTACGAACT GGATCATGAACTTCACGGTCGCAATGGTCACGCCTGTCATGTTCAAGAACATCGGTTACAAGACGTACATGGTGTTCATGTGCTTCTGTATCGTCGGATTGCTGTTCTCGATCTTCATCGTGCCCGAACTCAAAGGCCTgtcgctcgaggaggtcgaccaCATCTT tggcgacgacgccggtgccaaggaccagcagcgccgcgaccgtATCGCCCACGAGATCGGTCTCGACAAGCTGGCCAGCGACATCATCCACAAGGAGCAGGTCCACGGCCCGGCCGGCGGCTACGACCACAAGGACGTGGAGAAGTCCGAGGCTGAGGTCAAGCCCAAGCGCCGGTTTGGtcgcaaggccgccaaggccgccgaaGAGACTGCGGTGCCGGCTGcagccgccgaggcgaccgaggcgacTGCCGtgagcgacgccgcgccgcagatCCGTTGA
- the MUP1_6 gene encoding High-affinity methionine permease, translating into MAGSDNEKKHSLDGGVEGELGQVPSLSRTGTETNSHFAKPKFVVKGDLEYVAEEGGNNAGYATYQEVHGAPVEAVNPLGYQVGFWTTLFLNISMLIGTGIFSTPANILRQTGSVGLSLIYWIIGWLISLAGISVYLEFMSFYPSRSGSEVVYLEQAYPKPKYFFPVTFAFLTVVLSFSSSNAFVVAQYIFRMTNRTGKDWELKGIAIAAITLVAIIVTISNKLVLRLINILGVIKIATLLLITFSGFAVLAGRFPDKVKDPKANFRNGFQGTSDDGYNLSNALVSIIFSYGGYNNSFNVANEVKDPIRTIKRTANGAVTIVFVLYFLVNIAYFAALPKAEIIKSSQVTASFYFKTLFGEKAAKGLTILPVLSALGNMMASKLGHSRMIREIGRQGVVPYPAFFVSTKPFGTPGGAVLFSWFVSLIMILAPPAGSAFNFIISLQNYPSSFFMALMTFGLFLVRRRRAQLNLPPSGYRSWNVAVIFFFLAKVFLIIMPWVPPKAGIKASSFGFFYAAASLTGLGFIGLCGLYYIVWTILLPKWRHYQLRQIVVILDDGSVSHNLIKVPDDKVAEWDAKHDLSGRSITSSDEGDNTEYIHETKA; encoded by the exons ATGGCTGGATCCGACAACGAGAAGAAgcactcgctcgacggcggcgtcgaaggcgagctcggccaggtcccctccctctcccgcACCGGCACCGAAACCAACAGCCACTTTGCGAAGCCCAAGTTCGTGGTCAAGGGCGACCTCGAGTACGTCGCTGAGGAGGGTGGAAACAATGCCGGCTACGCCACGTACCAGGAGGTCCACGGTGcgcccgtcgaggccgtcaacCCCCTTGGATACCAGGTCGGCTTCTGGACCACGCTCTTCCTCAACATCAGTATGCTGATTGGTACGGGTATCTTCTCGACTC CCGCAAACATCTTGCGCCAGACGGGCTCGGTCGGCCTGTCGCTCATCTACTGGATCATTGGTTggctcatctcgctcgccggTATCTCGGTCTACCTCGAGTTCATGTCCTTCTACCCCTCGCGCTCCGGCTCGGAAGTCGTCTACCTCGAGCAGGCCTACCCCAAGCCCAAGTACTTCTTCCCTGTCACGTTTGCCTTCCTTACCGTCGTGCTGTCGTTCTCCTCGTCCAACgccttcgtcgtcgcccagtACATTTTCCGCATGACCAACCGTACCGGAAAGGACTGGGAGCTCAAGGGAATCGCCATCGCTGCTATTACTCTTGTCGCTATCATCGTTACCATCTCGAACAAGCTCGTTCTGCGTCTGATTAACATTCTCGGTGTAATCAAGATCGCCACACTCCTCCTGATTACTTTTTCGGGTttcgccgtccttgccggccGCTTCCccgacaaggtcaaggaccCCAAGGCCAACTTCCGCAATGGCTTCCAGGGCACCTCGGACGATGGATACAACCTCTCGAATGCTCTCGTTAGCATTATCTTCTCGTACGGTGGATACAACAACTCGTTCAATGTGGCGAACGAAGTCAAGGACCCTATTCGCACCATCAAGCGTACCGCCAACGGTGCCGTCACCATCGTTTTCGTCCTCTACTTCCTCGTCAACATTGCCTACTTTGCCGCCCTCcccaaggccgagatcaTCAAGTCGTCGCAGGTTACTGCTTCGTTCTACTTCAAGACGCTTTtcggcgagaaggccgcTAAGGGACTCACCATTTTGCCCGTTCTTTCGGCCCTCGGCAACATGATGGCCTCCAAGCTCGGCCACTCGCGCATGATCCGTGAGATTGGTCGCCAGGGAGTCGTCCCGTACCCCGCCTTCTTCGTCTCAACCAAGCCCTtcggcacgccgggcggAGCAGTCTTGTTCTCGTGGTTCGTGTCGCTCATCATGATCCTCGCTCCCCCGGCCGGCAGCGCCTTCAACTTCATCATCTCGCTCCAGAACTACCCCTCGTCGTTCTTCATGGCCCTCATGACCTTTGGTCTCTTCCtcgtccgtcgccgccgcgctcagcTCAACCTCCCTCCCTCGGGCTACCGCAGCTGGAACGTCGCCgtcatcttcttcttcctcgccaaGGTCTTCCTCATCATCATGCCCTGGGTTCCCCCCAAGGCCGGCATCAAGGCCTCGTCGTTCGGCTTCTTCTACGCCGCAGCCTCGCTCACCGGTCTCGGCTTCATTGGCCTCTGCGGTCTCTACTACATTGTCTGGaccatcctcctccccaaGTGGCGCCACTACCAGCTCCGCCAgatcgtcgtcatcctcgacgacggctccGTCTCGCACAACCTCATTAAGGTTcccgacgacaaggtcgccgagtggGACGCCAAGCACGATCTCTCGGGTCGCTCGATCACCTCGTCCGACGAGGGTGACAACACCGAGTACATCCACGAGACCAAGGCGTAA